From the Oryzias melastigma strain HK-1 linkage group LG13, ASM292280v2, whole genome shotgun sequence genome, the window TGGCTCTCGGTGGTAAGGCCTCCACCGCCTCCCAGGTGAAGACGGTCCTCAGCGCTGATAAACTGAAGGATGAGCATCTGCATTCAGGCCTGTCAGAGCTCCTCTCTGAAGTGAGAAgctaaaataagtttatttaaaaaaaaaagttccaatttccctaatatatatatttttttcctcaggtGAGTGACACCAAGACTCGTAACACCACCTGGAAGATCAACAACCGCCTGTACGGGCCCAGCACCGTCAGCTTCGCCGATGACTTTGTGAAGAACAGCAAGAAGCACTACAATTACGACCACTCAAAAATCAACTTGAGGGACAAGAGGAGCGCGGTGAACTCCATCAACGAGTGGGCGGCCAAGTCGACGGGCGGCAAGCTTCCCGAGGTCACCAAGGAGGTGCAAAACCCAGACGGAGCCATGATCGTCAACGCTATGTTTTTCAAGCGTGAGTATTTATCAGAGGTGGAGCACTCATCAAAGCCGGTGCAGAAGTGTGACTGGATGTTTTGCCTTTTCCCCCCTACAGCTCACTGGGAGGAGAGATTCCACGAGAAAATGGTCGACACCCGTGGTTTCCTGGTGACCCGCTCTTTCACCGTAGGGGTTTCGATGATGCATCGCACTGGTGAGAACCCTCCCATCTAGGCCCGGCCCTGGGCCCTATaggcaaaaaatgaatttcccccTGCAGGATCTTAGATTTAGACATTTCAACTGGGGCTAAAACAAGGAAACTTAAGGAAACTGACTGCACCACCGATCAATCAATATTCAAGAGGAAAGTAGGGGGTTTGACTGTTAAAGgcgttgggaaaaaaaacatttgatcgttaaatttgtctttttaaaccAATTGCAGGGGAGAAGAATTTGCTAGCCATTTCATATAACTAAAACAGagaaacctctgctttgagcttgtgtttttcttaaagaaGACTATACCAaacttttgtattatttttttgtcattacttttttttttgcatgaaatgaGTGGTACATCAAAccgttaaacaaaaaaagaaaaaaatattataagaGATTTGGCGCTCTTTCCAGTAGATGGTGttctaggcggccgcctaggtcgcctatgcccagggccgtcCCTGCTCCCACCCCTATAGCTTTGACTTTATTATGTCTTCCACACTGAATGCATCTGCccacaaaaatgcaaacatgatTGTCTTGCTTTCTGCAGGTCTGTACGACTTCTATGAAGACACAGAGAACAAACTCTTCGTGCTGAACATGCCTCTGGGCCAGAAGCAAGCCTCCATGATCCTAATCATGCCGTATCACCTGGAGCCCCTGGATCGTTTGGAAAAACTGCTGACAAAGAAGCAGGTGGACACTTGGCTCAGCAAGATGGAGAACAGAGCTGTCGCCATCTCTCTCCCTAAAGTCTCAGTGGAAGTCAGCCACAATCTGCAGGTAAATGTGCTGGGATTAAAGCTATAATACATACGATTTAATTATAAATGTTAAGcaattctgttcttttttcccctttagaAATACCTGGCAGAACTTGGCTTAACTGAAGCTGTGGACAAATCCAAAGCTGATCTGTCCAACATCTCAGGGAAGAAAGACCTCTACCTTTCCAATGTTTTCCACGCTTCAGCTTTGGAGCTGGACGTGGATGGAAACCCGTATGACACTAGCATTTTCGGCACAGACAAGCTCAGGAACCCCAAGCTTTTCTACGTAGATCACCCATTCATCTTCCTGGTGAAAGACAACAAAACCAACTCCATCTTGTACATCGGTAGAGTGGTTAGACCTAAAGGAGAAAAGATGCGTGATGAGCtataatatacttttttgttgctgttgttttaaaattgctgggtaactttattttttatgtgaaactgtgtgcaagtgtgtgtttttgtggtatGATTGCTACTTTAACAACACATTCCATCAGacaacttaatttaatttttttttttttataaaatgaatctCTTGAGACTTTTCATGAACAGCAGTTGGCATAAAGACATACTTATATTAAGTATGTCTATGTTTGAACATCCTCTTTTTGTCACTGTGGCTTCAAACCAATACATGTGCGTTTTCTTGCATTATCTTTAATGTTTAAAGAAGAGATCTTTGCACAAGCTTGTTTTACAGCTCCTTCCAACTATTGTTCATTGCATGTTCTGTCAGCTTGAACTTGCAGTGGAAAGGTGCTCCTTAATTGATTCTCACATTTCACTCATGCTCTGTCATTTTGTTGCACCCGTTGGACTTATGTGATAATGTAAGAACACGTTCAtctttctttttcaataaaa encodes:
- the serpinh1b gene encoding serpin H1b isoform X2 → MQLCHPTDTTQEGRPANLCQRENRRHENISRLLLHLETDRMWMTSIVALFLLALGASAEDKKLSVHATTLADNSANLAFSLYHSMAKDKSTENIAISPVVVASSLGMVALGGKASTASQVKTVLSADKLKDEHLHSGLSELLSEVSDTKTRNTTWKINNRLYGPSTVSFADDFVKNSKKHYNYDHSKINLRDKRSAVNSINEWAAKSTGGKLPEVTKEVQNPDGAMIVNAMFFKPHWEERFHEKMVDTRGFLVTRSFTVGVSMMHRTGLYDFYEDTENKLFVLNMPLGQKQASMILIMPYHLEPLDRLEKLLTKKQVDTWLSKMENRAVAISLPKVSVEVSHNLQKYLAELGLTEAVDKSKADLSNISGKKDLYLSNVFHASALELDVDGNPYDTSIFGTDKLRNPKLFYVDHPFIFLVKDNKTNSILYIGRVVRPKGEKMRDEL
- the serpinh1b gene encoding serpin H1b isoform X1, with amino-acid sequence MQLCHPTDTTQEGRPANLCQRENRRHENISRLLLLHLETDRMWMTSIVALFLLALGASAEDKKLSVHATTLADNSANLAFSLYHSMAKDKSTENIAISPVVVASSLGMVALGGKASTASQVKTVLSADKLKDEHLHSGLSELLSEVSDTKTRNTTWKINNRLYGPSTVSFADDFVKNSKKHYNYDHSKINLRDKRSAVNSINEWAAKSTGGKLPEVTKEVQNPDGAMIVNAMFFKPHWEERFHEKMVDTRGFLVTRSFTVGVSMMHRTGLYDFYEDTENKLFVLNMPLGQKQASMILIMPYHLEPLDRLEKLLTKKQVDTWLSKMENRAVAISLPKVSVEVSHNLQKYLAELGLTEAVDKSKADLSNISGKKDLYLSNVFHASALELDVDGNPYDTSIFGTDKLRNPKLFYVDHPFIFLVKDNKTNSILYIGRVVRPKGEKMRDEL
- the serpinh1b gene encoding serpin H1b isoform X3 gives rise to the protein MWMTSIVALFLLALGASAEDKKLSVHATTLADNSANLAFSLYHSMAKDKSTENIAISPVVVASSLGMVALGGKASTASQVKTVLSADKLKDEHLHSGLSELLSEVSDTKTRNTTWKINNRLYGPSTVSFADDFVKNSKKHYNYDHSKINLRDKRSAVNSINEWAAKSTGGKLPEVTKEVQNPDGAMIVNAMFFKPHWEERFHEKMVDTRGFLVTRSFTVGVSMMHRTGLYDFYEDTENKLFVLNMPLGQKQASMILIMPYHLEPLDRLEKLLTKKQVDTWLSKMENRAVAISLPKVSVEVSHNLQKYLAELGLTEAVDKSKADLSNISGKKDLYLSNVFHASALELDVDGNPYDTSIFGTDKLRNPKLFYVDHPFIFLVKDNKTNSILYIGRVVRPKGEKMRDEL